Part of the Bacteriovorax stolpii genome, TTTAAAAACTTGTTTCATCGGTGATGGATTAAAAAATTATAAAGTTCAAGACATCGTTCCCTACGTTTGTGACCTTAGAGGCCTGACGACTGCTTATACTCCATACCAACCAGAAAGATCTCAAGGAACTCTGCAAACTCTTTGGATCTACTCTTCAACTCTTTCAATGCTAACAGGGTTTGAAGCGATCAATGCTTCTTTCTACGAAAGATCAACAGCGCTTTATGAAGCAATTCAAACAGCGACAAGACTGGTAAAAGGATCTAACACTGCTTTAGTGTGTGAATCAATTTACCCAGGTGATATCGAAGTCCTAAAAACTCAAGCAAAAGAGACGGGACTAAACATCATCACTGTTCCAACTGATAAAGACACAGGGATCACTAACCGCGACACTCTTCACAAGATGGCCACAGACCTTGGTGAGAAGTTAGCGTGTATCGTCTTTCCTCAAGTCAACAACTACGGAAACCTTGAAGACGTTCATTCGCTTACTGACCTGTGTTCAGAACTTCAGGTTCAATCAATTGCACTTTTTGATCCAATGTTACTGGCAACTGAAGGGCTGATTCAACCATCAGAATTCGGAAGCCAAAAGCAAGGGGCCAATATGATTGTTGGTGAAGGACAACACTTGGCAATCGGTCCAAATTTTGGAGGCCCAGGTCTTGGGATCTTCGGGATTCGTTACAATGACAAAAATAAAAACGACATCAGACAAACAGCAGGTCGCTTCGTAGGAAGGGCCCGCGATATCAATGGTAAAGATGCTCTATGTATGGTTCTTTCAACAAGAGAGCAACACATCCGTCGCGAGAAAGCGACGTCAAACATCTGTTCTAACCAGTCTTTCGTAGCAAGTGCTGCTGGAGCAGCTATCTTAGCTCGCGGTGAAGACGGGATGACGGAAGCAGCTCTAGCTGGACGCGATTACGCTCTTCAAATGGCGCAAATCCTGACTCAGCACAAAGGTGTAAACCTTGCTTTCCCTTCAACTCCTTTCTACAACGAGTTCGTGCTTGAGCTTCCAGTAAAAGTTAAAGACCTTCAAGCAAAAGCTTCTAAGGCCAACATTCAACTTGGTGTTGATGTCTCTAACCGTCTTCACGTCGGCAGAAACCTGCTTCTTCTTTCATTCTTCGATGTGCATAACGATGAAGACTTAGAAAAATTAGAAAACTTCTTTGCAGAAAACTTTGAAGCTGAAGAAAATGACGAATTCCTTCCAGAAATCCCTGAAGACTTCCTGAGAAAAACTCCGGTTGGTCTTCCAAATCTTGAAGTAGAAGAAATTAAGTCTTTCTACAAAAAGCTAGCTGACTTAAACGTAAGTCCGGATGACAACATCTACCCTCTTGGTTCATGTACAATGAAATACAACCCGTACATCAACGACTGGGCCGCTGGACTAAAAGGCTTTACAGACGTTCACCCTCAGGCACCGATTGAAGACGTGCAAGGGTCACTGGAAGTTCTTTATGAAATCCAGGAAATGTTTAAATCAATCACAGGTCTTCCAGCTGTCACAACTCAACCGGTTGCGGGAGCTCAAGGGGAACTTGTAGGTCTAAAACTCTTCCAGGGCTACCATAGAAATAACGGTGAAGCTGACACGAGAAACGTTGTTTTAATCCCAAGATCTGCTCACGGGACAAACCCGGCAACTGCGACAATGGCAGGGTTTGAAACAAAAACTCTCGATGGTGTTCAATACGGTATCGTGGTCATCGAAGCAGACAACCGCGGTCACATCAACTTCGAACAACTAAAAGCGGAAGTAGCAAAATACAATACTCGCATCGCAGGTGTGATGGTGACAAACCCAAATACATCAGGGTTATTTGAAACATCATTTAAAGAGATGGCCGATTTAATCCACGGAGTTGGTGGTCTGGTTTATATGGATGGCGCGAACATGAACGCCATTGCTGGATGGATCGATCTTAACAAAATGGGTGTCGATGCTGTTCACAACAACCTCCATAAAACGTGGACAATCCCTCACGGAGGTGGTGGACCGGGAGACGGAATTGTTGCCGTTTCTCACCGTCTAGTTGATTACCTTCCAGGTATTCAGGTTGTGAAAAAAGGAAACTTCTTTGATGTGGAAAAAGCTCCAAAATCAATTGGTTCTTTCCACCGTCACGTCGGAAACTTCGCTCACAAAGTGCGCGCTTACACTTACATCAAAGCTCTTGGTGGAAACGGTGTTCGCGATATGTCTGGTGTAGCGGTTCTTGCTGCCCGCTACTTATACGAAAGACTAAAGCCAATCTACCCTTCACTTCCAGAAAACTGTGAAAATGAAACTCGTATGCATGAGTTTATCTTAACGATCTCAAAAGAGACTTTTGATAGAATCGAAAAAGGTGGAACTCCAAAAGCTCAGGCCATCGCTAAAATCGGAAAGCTCTTCTTAGACTTCGGTCTTCACGCTCCGACGGTTGCTTTCCCTGAAGTGTACGGATTAATGATTGAGCCGACAGAGTCTTATTCAAAAGCTGAGCTTGACCGTTTCGTAGAAGTTGTGAAGGCCATCAATGGTCTAATCAATGAAACTCCACACGTGTTAACAACGGCCCCTCACTTTACTCCGGTAAAGAAAGTAGACGAAGTAGACGCCAATAAGAATTTAACATTTATGGAAGATTTAAAGCACCTTCCTCACCTCTACCACAACATCATTGAGCCGACTGTTCTATCGAACATGAACATCAAAGAAATCTGTGTGGAAATTCAAAAAGCACACCAAAAGTGTGTTGAAGCTTAAAAAAAATAAAAAGGCCCTCATTAAGAGGGCCTTTTTTTGCTCTCATACTACAAACTAATCTACATCAGGGAAGAAAAATGCATGATTAGCTTCCGTCATTTTATTGATGTTTTTAATATCTCTTTCAATTTTTTCTTCTAATGTTTCCCAAATTTTAAACTGCGTTTTTAGTGGGTTCTTCAAAATCACTTTTGTTTTTGGAGAAATTTCCACCGCACCTCTTACGATCCCTTCAGTTAAAGCAACTGTGTAGTCTTTAAAGATATTAATTCTTTTTCCATTGATTAAGGCCTTGGCAATTTTTGGCCCAAACGGAGTTTTTACCCACTCCAGAGTCATCCCTGAGAAACTTAGAGGTTGGCCAAAATGCGCCAGTGTTTCACAAAGAGTTCTAAGAAGAAGCCCGTTTACTTTTACAGTGTAAATTGACCACCCATGGGTGTCTTTCATATCAAACACTCGTGGAATTGAGTTCATAATGTCGCGTCTATTAATGTTTCCTATTGGGTAGTTTTCACCATTCATTGAAGAGACATGCATCGCTAGGTCTGTTCCCGCTTTTTCTCTAAGAGCATCAGCGATAAAATAGGCCCACTTTCTCGATCCTGATTTATCTTCTTCTTTTAAGTCAGAGTACCCTACATTTTCATTGAGCCATTCGCGACCGTACATCTTATCTAATTCGTAATCAGCGTCTTCAACCAGTGATTTCACTTCCTGGTCTTCTCCGTTATATTTCACCGGAACAAGTTGGTAGGAAACCACTTTTAGTGGTTTTCCTTTTTCTAAATCAACGACGATTCTTCCCAGGTATTTTGTGTGAAACCCCGCCTGAACAACCGGAACTTTTACATCTCTTTTGTTTTTTTCATAAAGAGGTTCAAATAAAGTTGTGTGTGAGTGTCCACCGACAACTAAGTCGATATTGCTGGTTTTTTTAGCAAGCTTAAGATCGCGGTTGACTCCAATATGAGTAAGGGCGATGATGAAGTCGTTGTTTCTTTTCTTTAAGATTTTTTCGTAGTCTTGAGCCGTCTTATAAGGGCTTTCAATCGTGCTTCCATCAAGCGTCCAGCTAAAGAAAAAATCACTTGTTGTCAGACCAAGAATCGCAATTTTAATTCCATCGATTTCTAGTTCTTTATAAGCTTGCAGTTTGTCTCTAATATTTGGGTATTTCGAGCTCGATGTCACGTTGGCCGCAAGAAAAGAGAAATTTAAATCGGTATTCTTTAAGATGTCATCTAAACCTTGAGCACCCATCAGGTAATCGTGATTTCCGAGTGCCACGGCATCGTATCCAATATTGTTTTGGACGTTAAAACTCTTTTGACCTTTGTCGGCCATGTAATAGATATTTCCTTCCAGGAAATCTCCACCATCAAGAGTGATAGTTGATATTCCCTCTTTTTTTGCTGCATCTTTGTAGTAGTCAATCAACGCTTTTAGTCTTGAAGAACCCCCGACTTCTGAGTCGTGATTGGTGTTATTTAGAAAAGAGTGAGTGTCATTGGTGTGAAGGATCTGGACTAATTTTGCATGAGCATCGCTAAACGTTAGACTGACCCCTAGAGAAAGAGCTAAAAATGATGTTTTAAGCATAAGTACCTACTAGGTTGAGTTTGTTTTTATGCCTGACTTTTCGGATTCTTGACCCGATGCTAAATATTTTCTATCATAGCTCCCGCCTGATTAAATCAGACCGGAAAATAGTGCTTCACCCGTTGGTCTCAATGTGTTAAAAATGCGAGACTTACCTTTTATTTAGGATCATTCATGCTTAGTTCAATGAACACAGCTCCGCGCTGCACATTCGCCATTATTTCCCATCCCGATGCCGGTAAAACGACGATGACTGAAAAGTTGTTGTGGTTTGGTCAAGTTATTCGCGAGACCGGAAAAGTAAAAGCAAAAGACGGCAACTATGCAAAGTCGGACTGGATGGAAATTGAAAAGGAACGTGGGATTTCGATTTCATCTTCTGTCATGAGTTTTCCTTATAACGAAAGAGCAATGCACTTACTGGATACTCCAGGTCACAAAGATTTCTCGGAAGACACTTATAGAACCCTAACAGCTGTTGAATCAGTTCTTATGATGATCGACTCTGCTAAAGGGGTTGAGGCACAGACGATAAAACTTATGGAAGTTTGTCGTATGAGAGATACGCCGATCGTAACGTTCATGAACAAGTACGACCGCGAAGCGATGGACCCATTTGCACTTCTTGAAAACGTAGAGAAGATTTTAAATATCCAGTGCGTGCCTATGACATGGCCAATTGGCTCAGGCGTAGACTTCAAAGGAGTTTACGATCTTCGCACAAAACAAATCATGTCGTTTAAAGACGCCAAAGACCCGTTTAATCCAATCATCATCGACGCCAAGGATTTAGATTCAAAGGCCGTTATTGATTTCGTAGGCCCAAAACTTCTTGAAACACTAAAAGAAGAATTAGAACTAGTCGGCACACTGATTGGGGATTTTAGCATCGAAGAATTCCTTCACGGAATCCAGACGCCGGTATTCTTTGGTTCGGCCCTGAACAACTTCGGAGTCAAAGAAACGCTGGATATGATTTCAACAAACTCGCCAGGGCCTAAACCTCGCGAAGTTAAACTTGCTCCCTTTGAATCAGACTCTCCGACTCAAATGATTGACCCACAATCAACAACTGAATTCACTGGATTTATTTTTAAAATCCAGGCGAACATGGATAAAAAACACCGCGACCGCGTCGCCTTCATGCGCGTGTGTTCAGGGAAATTTACAAGAAACCAAAAAATTTATCACGTCAGAAGCGAGAAGGAATTAAAGATCCCGACTCCACTTATGTTTCAGGCTCAAGATAGAGAGATCACTGAGGAAGCTTTCCCGGGAGACATCATCGGTCTTCACGATACAGGAAAATTCCAGATCGGTGATACGTTTACTGAGAAATCAAAATTCATGTTTACGGGGATCCCTAACTTTGCTCCTGAAATTTTCAACAAAGTTATTCTTAAAGACCCGATGAAAGCAAAACAACTTGAAAAAGGTCTGCAGCAGCTTTCAGAAGAAGGGACTGTTCAGCTCTTTACTCGCCACACGACAGGAGAGAAAATCCTGGGTGCGGTTGGGGCCCTGCAGTTTGAAGTTGTAAAATACCGATTAGAAGACGAATACAATGTTAACGCTGACTATGAAGGATACTCTTTCGTTGGTGTCCGTTGGCTTAAGTTTGAAAACGAAAAAGACCAGGATAAGTTCATGGCCAACAACTCTTCTAACGTTGTCTACGACCACAAAAAACGTATTTGTTTTTCTGTGCGCTCTGAGTGGGACTTAAAACTAGTAATGGAAAAGAACCCGAATGTTCACTTCTTTAAAAACTCGGATTACCGTTAATGAAATCATTAAACGATATCATCACTGACCCGGTTCTTTTTTTGGATAAGCTTTTTTCATTGATTGAAAAAACAGGGATGAACGTTGATAAATACTACCTGGATCACATTTGTTACCGCGTAGGGAGTGAATCAGAGTATCAGGAAAAAAGATCAGAGCTTAGTCACCATGGTGACATGCTG contains:
- a CDS encoding bifunctional metallophosphatase/5'-nucleotidase — translated: MLKTSFLALSLGVSLTFSDAHAKLVQILHTNDTHSFLNNTNHDSEVGGSSRLKALIDYYKDAAKKEGISTITLDGGDFLEGNIYYMADKGQKSFNVQNNIGYDAVALGNHDYLMGAQGLDDILKNTDLNFSFLAANVTSSSKYPNIRDKLQAYKELEIDGIKIAILGLTTSDFFFSWTLDGSTIESPYKTAQDYEKILKKRNNDFIIALTHIGVNRDLKLAKKTSNIDLVVGGHSHTTLFEPLYEKNKRDVKVPVVQAGFHTKYLGRIVVDLEKGKPLKVVSYQLVPVKYNGEDQEVKSLVEDADYELDKMYGREWLNENVGYSDLKEEDKSGSRKWAYFIADALREKAGTDLAMHVSSMNGENYPIGNINRRDIMNSIPRVFDMKDTHGWSIYTVKVNGLLLRTLCETLAHFGQPLSFSGMTLEWVKTPFGPKIAKALINGKRINIFKDYTVALTEGIVRGAVEISPKTKVILKNPLKTQFKIWETLEEKIERDIKNINKMTEANHAFFFPDVD
- a CDS encoding peptide chain release factor 3, encoding MLSSMNTAPRCTFAIISHPDAGKTTMTEKLLWFGQVIRETGKVKAKDGNYAKSDWMEIEKERGISISSSVMSFPYNERAMHLLDTPGHKDFSEDTYRTLTAVESVLMMIDSAKGVEAQTIKLMEVCRMRDTPIVTFMNKYDREAMDPFALLENVEKILNIQCVPMTWPIGSGVDFKGVYDLRTKQIMSFKDAKDPFNPIIIDAKDLDSKAVIDFVGPKLLETLKEELELVGTLIGDFSIEEFLHGIQTPVFFGSALNNFGVKETLDMISTNSPGPKPREVKLAPFESDSPTQMIDPQSTTEFTGFIFKIQANMDKKHRDRVAFMRVCSGKFTRNQKIYHVRSEKELKIPTPLMFQAQDREITEEAFPGDIIGLHDTGKFQIGDTFTEKSKFMFTGIPNFAPEIFNKVILKDPMKAKQLEKGLQQLSEEGTVQLFTRHTTGEKILGAVGALQFEVVKYRLEDEYNVNADYEGYSFVGVRWLKFENEKDQDKFMANNSSNVVYDHKKRICFSVRSEWDLKLVMEKNPNVHFFKNSDYR
- the gcvPB gene encoding aminomethyl-transferring glycine dehydrogenase subunit GcvPB, which encodes MTTNFKKLPYDPTKLPRELKKYYISSSKEEQGEMLKALGAKELKDLFSHIPDNVKFDKAPFVTEELGYNDLIAHMETLAAKNNLKTCFIGDGLKNYKVQDIVPYVCDLRGLTTAYTPYQPERSQGTLQTLWIYSSTLSMLTGFEAINASFYERSTALYEAIQTATRLVKGSNTALVCESIYPGDIEVLKTQAKETGLNIITVPTDKDTGITNRDTLHKMATDLGEKLACIVFPQVNNYGNLEDVHSLTDLCSELQVQSIALFDPMLLATEGLIQPSEFGSQKQGANMIVGEGQHLAIGPNFGGPGLGIFGIRYNDKNKNDIRQTAGRFVGRARDINGKDALCMVLSTREQHIRREKATSNICSNQSFVASAAGAAILARGEDGMTEAALAGRDYALQMAQILTQHKGVNLAFPSTPFYNEFVLELPVKVKDLQAKASKANIQLGVDVSNRLHVGRNLLLLSFFDVHNDEDLEKLENFFAENFEAEENDEFLPEIPEDFLRKTPVGLPNLEVEEIKSFYKKLADLNVSPDDNIYPLGSCTMKYNPYINDWAAGLKGFTDVHPQAPIEDVQGSLEVLYEIQEMFKSITGLPAVTTQPVAGAQGELVGLKLFQGYHRNNGEADTRNVVLIPRSAHGTNPATATMAGFETKTLDGVQYGIVVIEADNRGHINFEQLKAEVAKYNTRIAGVMVTNPNTSGLFETSFKEMADLIHGVGGLVYMDGANMNAIAGWIDLNKMGVDAVHNNLHKTWTIPHGGGGPGDGIVAVSHRLVDYLPGIQVVKKGNFFDVEKAPKSIGSFHRHVGNFAHKVRAYTYIKALGGNGVRDMSGVAVLAARYLYERLKPIYPSLPENCENETRMHEFILTISKETFDRIEKGGTPKAQAIAKIGKLFLDFGLHAPTVAFPEVYGLMIEPTESYSKAELDRFVEVVKAINGLINETPHVLTTAPHFTPVKKVDEVDANKNLTFMEDLKHLPHLYHNIIEPTVLSNMNIKEICVEIQKAHQKCVEA